A genomic region of Capra hircus breed San Clemente chromosome 19, ASM170441v1, whole genome shotgun sequence contains the following coding sequences:
- the ADPRM gene encoding manganese-dependent ADP-ribose/CDP-alcohol diphosphatase yields MDYKPEPEPLSESSERLFSFGVIADIQYADLEDGYNFQGNRRRYYRHSLLHLQGAIEHWNQESSPPRCVLQLGDIIDGYNAQYKASERSLERVMNTFQMLKVPVHHTWGNHEFYNFSRDYLTNSKLNTKFLEDQIAHHPETVPSEDYYAYHFVPFPKFRFILLDAYDMSVLGVDQSSPKYQQCLKILREHNPNTELNSPQGLREPQFVQFNGGFSQEQLNWLNEVLTFSDRNQEKVVIVSHLPIYPEASDTVCLAWNYRDALAVIWSHKCVVCFFAGHTHDGGYSEDPYGVHHVNIEGVIETAPDSQAFGTVHVYPDKMMLEGRGRVPDRIMNYRKE; encoded by the exons ATGGATTATAAGCCTGAACCTGAACCCCTCAGTGAGAGCTCAGAACGACTCTTCTCCTTTGGAGTGATAGCAGATATTCAATATGCTGATTTGGAAGATGGCTATAATTTCCAGGGAAACAGACGGAGGTACTACAGACACAGTCTTCTTCACTTACAGGGTGCTATCGAACACTGGAATCAAGAAAGCAGCCCTCCCCGTTGTGTGCTTCAGCTTGGAGACATCATCGATGGATACAATGCTCAGTACAAAGCATCAGAAAGGTCACTGGAGCGTGTCATGAACACATTCCAAATGCTGAAAGTCCCTGTTCATCACACGTGGGGAAACCACGAATTCTATAATTTCAGCAGAGACTATTTAACAAACTCCAAACTTAACACAAAGTTCCTGGAAGACCAGATTGCCCACCATCCTGAGACTGTGCCCTCGGAGGATTATTACGCGTATCATTTTGTACCATTCCCTAAATTCCGCTTCATTTTACTCGATGCTTATGACATGAGTGTCTTGGGCGTGGATCAGTCTTCTCCAAAATACCAGCAGTGTCTGAAGATACTGAGGGAGCACAACCCAAATACGGAACTGAATAGTCCTCAAG GACTTCGTGAGCCCCAGTTTGTCCAGTTTAATGGTGGATTTAGCCAAGAACAGCTGAACTGGCTGAACGAAGTTCTTACATTCTCGGACAGAAACCAAGAGAAGGTGGTGATTGTGA GCCATCTTCCCATTTACCCTGAAGCCTCTGACACTGTATGCCTGGCCTGGAATTACAGAGACGCCCTGGCAGTCATTTGGTCTCACAAGTGTGTGGTGTGCTTCTTCGCCGGCCACACTCACGATGGCGGCTACTCTGAGGACCCTTACGGTGTGCACCATGTCAACATAGAAGGGGTTATCGAAACAGCTCCAGACAGCCAGGCCTTTGGCACCGTTCACGTCTATCCTGACAAAATGATGTTGGAAGGGAGGGGCAGAGTTCCAGACAGAATTATGAATTACAGGAAGGAATAA